A stretch of the Vigna radiata var. radiata cultivar VC1973A chromosome 7, Vradiata_ver6, whole genome shotgun sequence genome encodes the following:
- the LOC106767692 gene encoding AAA-ATPase At3g50940, producing the protein MFPSRDVAMASPSSIFSAYASMTASIMLLRSITNDLIPQPIRGFLIDTFRYFFKLRSDTLTLIIQEYSGGIARNHLYDAAEVYLSTKITPQNERLSVSKTPKEKKLSIRLEKGEELVDWFHGVKLNWNLICSEFETRNGSYDHSRNSSTRTENKYFELSFEKKHKEMVVETYLPFVLEKEKEMKDEERVLKMHTLNTFYSHGGFMWDSINLDHPSTFETVAMEAEMKNHIMEDLNRFLRRREFYRKAGRAWKRGYLLYGPPGTGKSSLIAAMANYLKFDIYDLQLDNLVTDSDLRKLLLATANRSILVIEDIDCSVDLPGRRHGEGRKQPNVQLSLCGLLNFIDGLWSSCGDERIIILTTNHKERLDPALLRPGRMDMHIHMSYCSYHGFKVLASNYLDVSLDHHLFGEIEGLIEGTHITPAQVAEELMKSEDAEVALEGFLKVLKRKKMEGDVSENDGSDKTQLNQSKRSKVGSTQKRPVCISKRKNSTGTKRGRRARTLQ; encoded by the exons ATGTTTCCCTCTAGAGACGTGGCCATGGCTTCACCCTCTTCAATCTTCTCTGCTTACGCTTCCATGACAGCTTCCATCATGCTTCTGCGTTCAATAACCAACGACCTCATTCCTCAACCAATTCGTGGATTCCTTATCGACACCTTCCGCTACTTCTTCAAGCTTCGCTCCGACACTCTCACTCTCATTATCCAAGAGTACTCCGGCGGCATAGCGCGCAACCATCTCTATGATGCTGCCGAGGTTTACTTGTCCACAAAAATCACCCCCCAAAACGAGAGACTAAGCGTCAGCAAGACTCCAAAGGAGAAAAAGCTCTCCATTAGACTTGAAAAGGGTGAAGAGCTCGTTGATTGGTTTCATGGGGTGAAACTCAACTGGAATCTAATCTGCTCAGAGTTCGAGACTCGCAATGGTTCCTATGACCACTCCAGAAACAGCTCCACCAGAACAGAAAATAAGTACTTTGAGCTAAGCTTTGAGAAGAAGCACAAGGAGATGGTGGTGGAAACTTACTTGCCTTTCGTTCTTGAGAAAGAGAAGGAGATGAAGGACGAGGAGAGGGTGTTGAAGATGCACACTCTCAACACTTTCTATAGTCACGGAGGGTTCATGTGGGATTCCATTAACTTGGACCATCCTTCAACGTTTGAGACCGTCGCTATGGAGGCAGAGATGAAGAACCACATAATGGAGGATTTGAATAGGTTTTTGAGGAGGAGGGAGTTTTATAGGAAGGCTGGCAGGGCGTGGAAACGAGGGTACCTGTTGTATGGTCCCCCGGGAACCGGCAAATCGAGCTTGATCGCAGCCATGGCGAATTACTTGAAGTTCGATATCTATGATCTCCAACTTGACAACTTAGTCACCGATTCTGACCTCAGAAAGTTGTTGCTGGCAACTGCAAATAGGTCTATTCTGGTGATTGAAGACATTGATTGTAGTGTTGATCTGCCTGGGCGAAGACATGGAGAAGGACGAAAGCAACCTAATGTGCAG TTGAGTTTGTGCGGATTACTGAACTTCATAGATGGGTTATGGTCGAGTTGTGGAGACGAGAGAATCATCATACTGACCACCAACCACAAGGAGAGGCTTGACCCGGCACTGTTGAGGCCTGGAAGAATGGACATGCACATTCACATGTCTTATTGCTCCTACCACGGGTTCAAGGTTTTGGCCTCAAACTACTTGGACGTTTCTTTGGATCATCACCTGTTTGGGGAGATTGAAGGCCTGATAGAGGGCACGCACATAACCCCAGCACAAGTGGCAGAGGAATTGATGAAGAGCGAAGATGCTGAGGTTGCACTAGAAGGATTCCTGAAGGTGCTTAAGCGAAAGAAGATGGAAGGTGATGTGTCTGAGAATGATGGTTCAGATAAAACACAACTTAACCAATCTAAAAGGTCCAAAGTTGGTTCCACGCAGAAAAGACCAGTTTGTATCAGCAAGAGAAAAAATAGTACGGGTACTAAGAGAGGGAGAAGAGCACGTACTTTGCAATAA
- the LOC106765918 gene encoding protein ALP1-like: MKFTYVLAGWEGTASDSRILKNALDRDDPLVIPQGKYYLGDAGFMLKSTVLIPYRGVRYHLKEYTRRGPQNARELFNHRHSSLRNVIERTFGVLKKRFPIIASGTEPHYDLETMTEIILACCILHNFLRSVDHDDSLLDEVDNEINEREEHNVSSSQVREEDHRIGTSIRDAIADHMWRDYQNS; the protein is encoded by the exons ATGAAATTCACATATGTTCTTGCTGGGTGGGAAGGCACTGCATCGGattcaagaattttaaaaaatgctcTTGATCGAGATGATCCGTTGGTTATACCGCAAG GAAAGTACTACCTCGGTGATGCTGGATTTATGTTGAAAAGCACAGTCTTGATTCCATATAGAGGCGTCAGATATCACCTTAAGGAATATACACGCAGAGGACCACAAAATGCACGCGAGTTGTTTAATCATCGAcattcatccttgagaaatgTTATTGAAAGAACTTTTggggttttgaaaaaaagattCCCTATCATTGCAAGTGGCACTGAACCACACTATGATTTGGAGACGATGACAGAGATTATCTTAGCATGTTGTATCTTACACAATTTCCTTCGAAGCGTGGATCATGATGACTCATTACTTGATGAAGTTGATAATGAGATCAATGAAAGAGAAGAGCATAATGTTTCATCGTCTCAAGTTAGGGAAGAGGATCATAGGATCGGTACTAGTATTAGGGATGCCATAGCTGATCATATGTGGCGAGATTATCAGAACTCTtag
- the LOC106765917 gene encoding EEF1A lysine methyltransferase 1-like isoform X2, whose amino-acid sequence MVDQLQLNPNSVTGITESSAPSDDDESSLSSHTLAALKEFLAEQQHHSDVGGGSEVSLVSENWDLSQFWYTPETAKTVVEEVLTLCGGVHTRVACIACPTLYVYLKGTNLYTNNL is encoded by the exons ATGGTAGACCAACTCCAACTGAACCCTAACTCGGTGACCGGAATCACTGAGTCTTCGGCACCCTCAGATGACGACGAATCCTCTCTCAGTTCCCACACTCTTGCCGCTCTCAAAGAATTCCTCGCCGAGCAGCAGCATCACTCCGACGTCGGAGGAGGGTCCGAGGTTTCTCTTGTGTCTGAGAATTGGGATTTGAGCCAGTTCTGGTACACTCCAGAAACAGCGAAAACCGTGGTCGAGGAAGTTCTCACTCTCTGCGGTGGCGTCCACACTCGCGTTGCCTGCATTGCTTGCCCTACTCTCTATGTTTATCTCAAG GGTACAAATCTTTACACTAACAATCTATGA
- the LOC106767789 gene encoding AAA-ATPase At3g50940 encodes MSFFSSSKPDSNLATAKAVLSTAASVAATAMVIRSVASEILPPEFISYVREGLRSALSRFASETTMVIEEFDGLVSNQIYEAAETYLGSKISPSTQRLKVTKPETEDTFILTMERNECLNDVFNGVKFNWVLVCRQVETRLFHNPRDMNSTLKSEVRSLELSFHKKHKDMVLNSYLPFILREAKSLKQETKALRLFTVDYQCMYGNPNDAWTGINLDHPSTFDTLAMERDLKEFVVRDLERFVARKEHYRKVGKAWKRGYLLYGPPGTGKSSLIAAMANYLRFDVYDLELTELRTNSDLRRLLIAMANRSILVVEDIDCTIEFHERRAEPTPFSSANNNDRQVTLSGLLNFVDGLWSSCGDERIIVFTTNHKEKLDPALLRPGRMDVHIHMSYCTPCGFRQLSSNYLGLKEHDLFPQIEEEIQKTQVTPAEVAEQLLKSNDTETCLKQLIDFLREKKERQEELEAKRKEQEAKDKEEQQKKELDDGGKEEGVDNDEKKSTTELNNTC; translated from the exons ATGtccttcttttcctcttcaaaGCCCGACTCAAACCTTGCCACTGCCAAGGCGGTCCTCTCCACGGCGGCGTCGGTGGCCGCCACTGCAATGGTCATCCGTTCGGTAGCCAGCGAGATCCTCCCGCCGGAGTTCATCTCGTACGTCAGAGAAGGCCTCCGCAGCGCGCTGTCGCGGTTCGCATCGGAGACAACTATGGTGATCGAGGAGTTCGACGGTCTCGTGAGCAACCAAATCTACGAGGCAGCGGAGACCTACCTTGGCTCCAAAATCTCCCCCTCCACGCAGAGACTAAAGGTGACCAAACCCGAAACCGAAGACACCTTCATCCTCACAATGGAGCGCAACGAGTGCCTCAACGACGTGTTTAACGGCGTCAAGTTTAACTGGGTCCTGGTGTGCCGTCAAGTGGAGACACGACTCTTCCACAACCCGCGCGACATGAACTCCACTTTGAAATCGGAGGTTCGGTCCTTGGAACTGAGCTTCCACAAGAAGCACAAAGACATGGTCCTCAACTCCTACCTTCCTTTCATTCTGAGGGAGGCCAAGTCCTTGAAGCAGGAGACGAAGGCCTTGAGGCTCTTCACCGTCGATTATCAGTGCATGTACGGAAACCCCAACGACGCCTGGACTGGGATCAATCTGGACCACCCATCGACTTTTGACACGCTGGCTATGGAGCGTGACCTGAAGGAGTTTGTGGTGAGGGATTTGGAGAGGTTTGTGGCCAGGAAGGAGCATTATAGAAAAGTTGGGAAGGCATGGAAGAGAGGGTACTTGCTCTATGGACCTCCCGGTACAGGCAAATCCAGTTTGATTGCTGCTATGGCTAATTACTTGCGCTTTGATGTCTATGACTTGGAGCTCACCGAGTTGCGTACCAATTCCGATCTCAGGAGATTGCTCATTGCCATGGCTAATAGGTCCATTCTCGTTGTTGAGGACATTGATTGCACTATTGAGTTTCACGAGCGCAGAGCGGAGCCCACACCCTTTTCCTCTGCAAATAATAACGACAGACAG GTTACACTGTCGGGGTTGCTGAATTTCGTTGACGGATTATGGTCAAGTTGTGGGGACGAGAGGATAATAGTGTTCACAACAAACCACAAGGAGAAGCTTGACCCTGCGTTGCTCCGCCCTGGTCGCATGGATGTTCATATTCACATGTCCTATTGCACTCCCTGTGGTTTTAGGCAGTTATCTTCCAATTACCTCGGACTAAAAGAACATGATCTCTTCCCACAGATCGAGGAAGAAATTCAGAAAACCCAGGTGACTCCAGCTGAAGTGGCAGAACAGCTTCTGAAGAGCAACGACACTGAAACTTGTCTCAAACAGCTTATAGATTTcctaagagaaaagaaagaaagacagGAGGAGCTGGAGGCTAAAAGGAAGGAACAGGAGGCCAAAGATAAAGAGGAACAGCAGAAGAAGGAGCTGGATGATGGTGGTAAAGAAGAAGGGGTTGATAATGACGAAAAGAAAAGTACAACCGAGTTAAACAACACTTGCTGA
- the LOC106765917 gene encoding EEF1A lysine methyltransferase 1-like isoform X1 — protein sequence MVDQLQLNPNSVTGITESSAPSDDDESSLSSHTLAALKEFLAEQQHHSDVGGGSEVSLVSENWDLSQFWYTPETAKTVVEEVLTLCGGVHTRVACIACPTLYVYLKQMNPNAIVQLLEYNKHFQQYGSDYTFYDYNLPDEIPSELKHSCKVVVVNPPYLVRIEKD from the exons ATGGTAGACCAACTCCAACTGAACCCTAACTCGGTGACCGGAATCACTGAGTCTTCGGCACCCTCAGATGACGACGAATCCTCTCTCAGTTCCCACACTCTTGCCGCTCTCAAAGAATTCCTCGCCGAGCAGCAGCATCACTCCGACGTCGGAGGAGGGTCCGAGGTTTCTCTTGTGTCTGAGAATTGGGATTTGAGCCAGTTCTGGTACACTCCAGAAACAGCGAAAACCGTGGTCGAGGAAGTTCTCACTCTCTGCGGTGGCGTCCACACTCGCGTTGCCTGCATTGCTTGCCCTACTCTCTATGTTTATCTCAAG CAAATGAATCCTAATGCCATTGTGCAACTTCTTGAGTACAACAAACATTTTCAGCAATATGGAAGTGATTACACATTTTATGACTACAATCTTCCTGATGAAATACCGTCAGAATTGAAACATTCATGCAAAGTTGTAGTTGTAAACCCTCCTTACTTGGTGAGAATTGAAAAGGATTAG
- the LOC106766862 gene encoding thioredoxin domain-containing protein PLP3A isoform X2, whose translation MDPNAVKSTLSNLAFGNVMAAAARDYQKELLAQQKAGASSSVNEEVDLDELMDDPELEKLHAERIAALKKEVEKREEWKKKGHGEYREITEGDFLGEVTGSEKVTCVCYISRIIDKHLKSLAPKHIDTKFIKLDAENAPFFVTKLAVKTLPCVILFRQGVAVDRLVGFQDLGGKDDFTTRTLEALLIKKGIIAEKKDEDDEDDEYLDSTRRVVRSSTIAGSDSE comes from the exons ATGGATCCGAACGCGGTGAAGTCCACTCTGTCCAATTTGGCGTTTGGAAACGTAATGGCAGCAGCTGCCCGTGATTATCAGAag GAATTGCTTGCTCAACAGAAGGCAGGGGCATCAAGTTCAGTAAATGAGGAGGTTGACCTTGATGAGTTAATGGAT GATCCTGAGTTGGAAAAGTTGCATGCAGAAAGGATTGCAGCTCTTAAG AAAGAAGTAGAGAAACGAGaggaatggaagaagaaaggtcATGGAGAATACAGGGAAATAACAGAGGGTGATTTCTTAGGCGAAGTCACTGGAAGTGAAAAG GTTACATGTGTCTGTTATATTTCCAGGATAATTGATAAGCATTTAAAGTCCCTTGCGCCAAAGCATATTGATACGAAATTCATCAAGCTTGATGCAGAG AATGCGCCTTTCTTTGTTACAAAACTGGCTGTCAAGACTTTGCCTTGTGTCATACTGTTCAG ACAAGGAGTTGCAGTAGATAGATTAGTAGGATTTCAAGATCTGGGAGGGAAAGATGATTTTACTACAAGAACACTGGAGGCTCTGCTGATAAAGAAAG GTATAATTGCCGAGAAAAaagatgaggatgatgaagatgatgaatatCTTGACAGTACACGCAGAGTCGTTAGGTCCTCCACAATTGCTGGTTCTGATTCTGAATAA
- the LOC106766862 gene encoding thioredoxin domain-containing protein PLP3A isoform X1 produces MDPNAVKSTLSNLAFGNVMAAAARDYQKELLAQQKAGASSSVNEEVDLDELMDDPELEKLHAERIAALKKEVEKREEWKKKGHGEYREITEGDFLGEVTGSEKVICHFYHKEFYRCKIIDKHLKSLAPKHIDTKFIKLDAENAPFFVTKLAVKTLPCVILFRQGVAVDRLVGFQDLGGKDDFTTRTLEALLIKKGIIAEKKDEDDEDDEYLDSTRRVVRSSTIAGSDSE; encoded by the exons ATGGATCCGAACGCGGTGAAGTCCACTCTGTCCAATTTGGCGTTTGGAAACGTAATGGCAGCAGCTGCCCGTGATTATCAGAag GAATTGCTTGCTCAACAGAAGGCAGGGGCATCAAGTTCAGTAAATGAGGAGGTTGACCTTGATGAGTTAATGGAT GATCCTGAGTTGGAAAAGTTGCATGCAGAAAGGATTGCAGCTCTTAAG AAAGAAGTAGAGAAACGAGaggaatggaagaagaaaggtcATGGAGAATACAGGGAAATAACAGAGGGTGATTTCTTAGGCGAAGTCACTGGAAGTGAAAAGGTGATTTGTCACTTCTACCATAAGGAGTTCTATAGATGCAA GATAATTGATAAGCATTTAAAGTCCCTTGCGCCAAAGCATATTGATACGAAATTCATCAAGCTTGATGCAGAG AATGCGCCTTTCTTTGTTACAAAACTGGCTGTCAAGACTTTGCCTTGTGTCATACTGTTCAG ACAAGGAGTTGCAGTAGATAGATTAGTAGGATTTCAAGATCTGGGAGGGAAAGATGATTTTACTACAAGAACACTGGAGGCTCTGCTGATAAAGAAAG GTATAATTGCCGAGAAAAaagatgaggatgatgaagatgatgaatatCTTGACAGTACACGCAGAGTCGTTAGGTCCTCCACAATTGCTGGTTCTGATTCTGAATAA